A region of the Channa argus isolate prfri chromosome 14, Channa argus male v1.0, whole genome shotgun sequence genome:
CCTGAATCTGaacttaaaactgaaattgaaagcTTTGCCTTAAAAGCGAGTTTATTAAACGtatctttaatgtaaaaatagacACGGTTCTCACGTCAAGCTAATGTGAGCTGCTGTAAAATATCCTGTAATGGGTTGCACCAATTCCAGTAATATTTTAGTGCCAAAGTGCAAAGAAGATTGAGACGACGCTGTTCACGATTGCTGTGTGGCGATGGCATAAGATGGTTGGCGGGTGTTGGGCTTTGGTCAGGTGCCACTCGTAGGCCTGATTGGACCACAGGCTCCTGAAACAAGAAACTAATAGAGGAACCCGAGACTGCGCCGAAACAGTCtgacaaaatattttagaaatgagCTCCAACTAAAACTGTGAGCATGAACACAAAGGAAAATCCCTTTAGCAGCTAAGAGTGGgggcaataaaaaaaagggcTGAATAAAAATGGCAGCTTCACATTGGCTACAGGAAATATTTAATTCAGGTATCTGGTTTGCAGGAGAAATCTTGTCATTAGTTTGATGCTGAGCCCAGGCTGAAAAATGAAGATTGTACTTAACCATTAAACAATGTGTCACCACAAGCTGAAGCTGAATTCACCCAAATAAATCCAGTTGATGAAAGAAGTTGCCCGTTGTAAAGACATCTGGGCGTCTTTGTTCAAATGTAGGCTGCATTTAGCCATTTGGcagcattttaattattaactgTAGAGAAACTTTTCCTCTGGTGCATAATAAAGCTCAGTGTAGCTGCATATTTTATGCAGTGGAGCTGGTGGAGAGGGTTAAGGATCAGTGCccagcccccccaccccaccccaccttACTGCTGCCAACCTGTGCTGTtcggaggaggaaaaaaaaaacaaaggctttgTTTAATCCTTATCTGAGCCGAGCTGTGTGTGATACACTGGGTGAAGTTTGATGCTGCTGGAGGAGTCGAGCAGGTACAGTAAGttgtgtttgctgttcttttttttttgttttcctacgCTGGATTAGCTGCtatgtaaataattattagaAAATTTCATTACCTAAAGATTTTGCGTTTCAGCTCAAATTTAAGCGGGAAAGACGGACTCGGTAGactgtccaaaaaaaaagaatcaaaaagcAAAGATGCCACACAACTTCAAACCTAAGAGTAAAAACATAGATGTAAGAGAAGTTTCACTGTCCTCCAATGTCTTAAACTGTAAGTTTGTActtgatataataataataataataatgcatcatGTCAGTAGTTTGTACCAGTGGATGTTTTTACTACACTTTTGTTGATGGAGCAACATTTGTCTGTATGCACTTTATTAGCTATTTATGTGTATCGCTATTTTCtctgaaacacaacagaaactCAAATGTGGCACCTTCACAAAGGAGGATTAGTTGCAGAACATCAGTTTTGGTTTGCTGAATCCAAAATCTGGCTGCACATAGTTGAATGTGTTTAGgtgctgttttattttcctcaacATAGGTTCAATGAGACAAAGGATGCAggttagctttttttaaaaaatgcaagtAAAGTTTGTGAACAAAAAAGTTTATTAgggttggttttttttgttttgttttgtttttttaagtacagctttgccttctgttttctacatttgtgcATGTGAAGCGTTGTGCTCTGAAGGCCCCACTGATTTGAGTGTTGGGGTGACTTCATGATGACACCATTGTGCAAAGTTTACCTGATACTTCAGGAAACGGGGGGCCCACTGCTGACCTCCAGTAACTAATTGTGTCTTTGCAGCAGGGCTTCACCGGGGCCATGGCAGGTTTACAGAGAGCCACGCAGCGTCAATGCTTCTGCCTTATAATCTGCATTGCTACCATTTTACTCCTCCTTTTCAGCCATGGTAGGTCTGAACATGTCACGTTtgatgtcactttttttttttttttttgctccttttgttaaaaaaatgttttccggTGCAAGAAAAAATTGCTTAATTTCAGTTAAGTAGTGTTCACGGGTGTTTCAGTAAAGTCACATGCAGCTTCTCAGTTCACTGCAGGACAGTTGCATTGGGCCTAGTGTCGGCTGATGTGGTGATGGCTGCAGCTTTGTAGCTCGAGTGACTGTTGAGTGTTGGcaatttcagtttatttttctgccaAACTGACCTTATTTCACCAGGATAATCTGATGTCGCCGTGACTTAACTCAGAtttgacacataaaaaaaagtgctCCCATAAAAACTAGTTTCATTTGTCTTTAGCACTGAGGCGCAGACGGGAAGAAGACAGACACCGGAGAGAGATACTAGATGCCACAGGTGGTTCTCACTCTTCTATTTGGtagaactttttctttttacatgatTTGCTTTTTTCACAGTATTAATTTACACCAAACTGTTTTAATTCACATCATTGGCAGTTTTTTCCCTCTGATATAACTGTTGCTTTGTTTGTCTGCTATATGACTTAAGGTAAAGTTACATAGTGCGTGTAAAGACTGAAAAAGGGGAATTCAGTTGTTAAAACACCAAGAGCTAAAAATTGTCAGTTGACCCAGAAACGTGTTGGTTGTCACCGTCTCATGGTGGAGAAACCGTACACACGAGGTACAGCTGCACAATCCTTTACAGATTTGATTTGACTTAAGTCTGATTGTGCATCACAATCCATGACAGGAAATATGTGTAATTCTAACGTGCACATAGGTCAAACATGTGTAGTGGAACTGATAAAACTTCATATCCGCCGTGAATGACGTCTTTTaatccataaaataaaatgaaaacactcaaACGGATCTCGTGCTTTTCAAATAGCCCCTAGTTAATTCCGTTCTGTCATTTTAGGGCATCTTTCAAATTAACAGCCACATTCTGCTGATGCTGCAAACTCGTTCTGACAGAGACTGAAACCGGCGACTTTTaactttctgcttttatttgccAGAGGTCCCTGCAGAGTTCATCGACCCATCAGCCATCGACCTCACTCCCCTCGTCAACTCGTTAATAAATTCAAGCCAGTCGGGTACGTCACCTCTGATGCTGTGAGTCTGTCATGTTCGTCATCATGACGCCACACTTCACTCACATCGCACCGACACACCGAAGTTTTGTGCTTATCAAAGTCCCAGTTTCAGCATTTGGCGTTTTTGCACTGAAACGGAGGCCCTGACAGCTCACTGCACTgcaaatcatcatcatcatcatcatcatcacaacacaggtgcagcattaaaaaacgTGCTGCAAAAAGCTGCGAGcaactgaaaatacatttgcgAATCACTTTTTAGTGACTTTCTACTGTCGTAGCGATGTTTCCGGGGGCCACTAAGAAGTGACATTTAGATGTGGAACTGTCGTGGCTTTCGCCGCGTGCTCCTTGATGCCAAATTGatggagttgttttttttttgtttgttttttttacaactcGCCTGTGTTTTGTCCGTTTGCAGGGCCGTGAGCTCCCGGGGCCACCGTGCAAACATGGTCCCACAGTCCCTCATCCATCCATGTTCCTAGTGTCGGTGCCTAAACGGAGCCGCGTAGGCTCCATTCAGAACCTCATTCTGCatcttctctgtcttttctcaggCTCCCACCAGCTGTTCTCCCTCCTCAGTGTGACGTCCTACAGCTCTCTGGCTCTGCATAAACTCACCCTGTTGGTCTATAATAGTAAATATGTCCATCACACTGGCTCCTGCCTCTTCTGCTCCACAAGTAAAAGTGTTAGAAGAATTAATAATCAGCCATAGAGTTTGCGTTGCATCTCTCTTTCAGTAATCTGCCAGTGACACAACTCAGACCAGCGCGCATCACCGCATTGTTTCTGCAGTAAAAAGAAACCTGGGCGGTGGCGCCACTTAGTGGTCTGAGTGTGTAACTGCCAGCTTCATACTGTGTGTAGACCTGTGGATTAACACAGTTTTTCCTTTACTGCTGCTTATTGAAATAGTATCCAAGTTCCCCCGAATGAGCCGTGAAAGGTGTAAAATGAATACGTGTGACGTTTTACGctgtaatgtgatttttttttttgtcgtccAGTTTCCAGCATCAGGAGTCTAGAAAGCAGCGTGTTCAGAAGAAGATTCTGTTACTGTGTCACAAACGATACCAACGACCTAACAGGTACTGGACCATTGGACCATTGGTGGTTTTCCTCTGGAGACGTTTTAACGCCAGTGACTTTCTTCCTGATCAGACTTTACGGCCGTGCTGTTGGACGTGATGGGAAACTCCACAAGTTATCTCCACGAGCTCTTCAAGTCTTCCTCCATACTgtccggtgtgtgtgtgtgtgtaagcactGCGTTTCCTGCTGATTACAATCCGGCCTTTTTAACTTGATGTAGTAACagtttgttttggggttttggcAGTGAGCCAGAGGAACAACTCGGACTGCATTTACATCTGTGTGATGGCCGGTAAGATGGGTAAGTAGAGCCCAGTCCAGGGCCAGACGTGCAGGATCCGTTTCATTAGCACGATCGTCCCCAAGCAGTAAGTTTCATGTAGCCAGTTTACTGAATCCTTTTAGATTTGGTTTTGATttatcttgttattttttttgttcagtgttttttaccTCAATAATTTAAATGGATGGTTTCCGTCTTTGAATCTTCAACTTTTATCCAACGATTCTAagtagccaaaaaaaaaagaaagaaaaatgattctTTTACTGTACCTGGATCCACTTCATAAACCAGTATCACATTGTAACTGGAACCAGcaactcttcacacacacacacacacacacacacacacacacacacacacacactgctctctgCAGTATTATTGCTCATCCTGTGAACACTGGCTGTCTCCACTATGGAAAGTGTCAGCATGTTGTCATGTGGGTTTTGTCCAGGCAGAGAGATGCCGGAGCTCTGGGAGGTCGGTGCCATCGCCCCCCTCTTCAATCTGACCATTGTTGAAGGACCTCACAGAGGTtagtttaaaacacacacaaacatgaattaaataattttttttttccagagtcATGGATGGATTCTTAAATCTGTCACTTCTGGGCCATTTCTAAGTCAAGAGAGCTCAGTTAAAGACATCTCACTTGCTAAGATCCGTTTAATGAAACTGGGATCCACGTGATCCTCATCCCCACAACAGAAGTCTTCTCTTGTGAATGTGTTTCTCTCGGTCAAACTATGTTCCTCTGTGCTCCTATTTGTAAGTCTGCATGAAGGGAAAACAGTCAGAAGAAATATTGggatattttatacatttacatgtatattttatacagtttttgtattgtataagttgaatttgtttctttttggttttctgtgcCTCGTTGACTGTCTGAATCGGTCCAGTCACTACAGGT
Encoded here:
- the LOC137140686 gene encoding HERV-H LTR-associating protein 1, whose amino-acid sequence is MAGLQRATQRQCFCLIICIATILLLLFSHALRRRREEDRHRREILDATEVPAEFIDPSAIDLTPLVNSLINSSQSGSHQLFSLLSVTSYSSLALHKLTLLVYNISSIRSLESSVFRRRFCYCVTNDTNDLTDFTAVLLDVMGNSTSYLHELFKSSSILSVSQRNNSDCIYICVMAGKMGREMPELWEVGAIAPLFNLTIVEGPHRVGNISAFRLPIGESYEDFKRPHSSICCHLQDAEEPFDSRFLNVYFKPQNGTNCPRI